The Flavobacterium faecale genome has a segment encoding these proteins:
- a CDS encoding efflux RND transporter permease subunit: MFSKFIQRPVFAIVISIVIVFMGLLAMMKLPTSQFPDIAPTTVNIFIAYPGASADVLVKSTLITLENAINGVQDMRYMATDATSAGEATLRIIFEPGTDPNQAVIRVKTRVDQVMPLLPELVQREGVVITPIQPSMLMYINLYAKDKNMDEKFLYNYANVKMLPEINRVKGVARSQILGSRTYAMRIWLNPDRMRAYNVSTEEVMKALEEQSVVGRPGRIGQSSGIKAQSLEYVLTYKGRFSEPAEYDNVIVRANPNGEAIRLKDIGRAELGSEFFDIYSNLDGHPSASIVLKQNYGSNANEVIGRVKAKMEEMKETFPPGLDYKISYDVSKFLDASIEQVIDTLRDAFILVAIVVFIFLGDWRSTLIPILAVPVSLVGAFFVIQFFGITINLVTLFALVLAIGIVVDDAIVVVEAVHAKFAEFPHISPYMAVKKVLGEISGAIIAITAVMVAVFVPISFMTGPVGTFYRQFSITMASAIVISAIIALTLTPVLCAMLLKNTHGQEVKKNLLTKALDKFNLVFDKLTGKYVSLLKLIVSRKVVTFGILIAFCIGTFFVNQILPSGFIPSEDQGTIYAIIQTPPGSTLETTNAVSQRLQKVCEDVDGVESVSSLAGYEIMTEGRGSNAGTCLINLKPWDEREHKVTEIMEELEGKSRDLGAKIEFFEPPAIPGFGSSGGFSMRLLDKNTTTDYADFDKINKTFMENLEKRKELSGLFTFFAANYPQYELEVDNNLAMQKGVSIGKAMENLDILIGSTYEQGFIKFNRFFKVYVQADPKYRRLPSDILNLYIKNDRDEMVPYSAFMKLKKGQGPNEITRYNMYNSAAIQGLPAKGYTTADAIQAVKEVAAETLPRGYDIAWEGLSYDEASRGNESMYIFMIVLAFVYLVLAAQYESFIIPFAVVLSLPVGIFGSFLLLKLMGLQNDIYAQIGLIMLVGLLGKNAVLIVEFAVLKHHEGMTVLEAAIEGAKVRFRPILMTSFAFIAGLIPLMTASGAGAIGNRTLGSAALGGMLFGTVFGVIIVPGLYYIFGSLAAGRKLIKGEEDHSLTDGFVHAIDTFSTTEEHD, translated from the coding sequence ATGTTTAGTAAATTTATACAAAGACCCGTTTTTGCGATAGTAATTTCGATTGTTATTGTATTCATGGGATTGTTGGCAATGATGAAATTGCCGACATCACAGTTTCCAGATATTGCACCTACGACAGTAAATATTTTTATTGCGTATCCAGGAGCAAGTGCTGATGTATTGGTTAAATCTACGCTTATTACCTTAGAGAACGCCATCAATGGTGTTCAAGACATGAGGTATATGGCTACAGATGCAACTAGTGCAGGTGAGGCAACCTTGAGAATTATTTTTGAACCAGGTACCGATCCCAATCAGGCGGTTATTAGGGTAAAAACTAGGGTCGATCAAGTAATGCCATTGTTACCAGAATTGGTACAACGTGAAGGGGTTGTAATTACTCCAATCCAACCATCGATGTTGATGTACATCAACTTGTATGCAAAGGATAAAAACATGGACGAAAAGTTCTTGTACAATTATGCCAACGTAAAAATGCTTCCCGAAATTAACAGGGTAAAAGGGGTTGCGAGATCACAAATCTTAGGAAGTAGAACCTATGCAATGCGTATTTGGTTGAATCCAGATCGTATGCGTGCGTACAATGTTTCTACTGAGGAAGTAATGAAAGCGCTTGAAGAGCAATCTGTAGTGGGTCGTCCTGGACGTATCGGACAAAGTTCTGGTATCAAGGCACAATCTTTAGAATATGTATTGACTTATAAAGGTCGTTTTAGTGAACCTGCAGAATATGATAATGTAATTGTACGTGCCAATCCTAACGGTGAAGCCATTAGATTAAAAGACATTGGTAGAGCAGAATTAGGAAGTGAATTTTTTGATATCTATTCCAACCTAGATGGTCATCCTTCGGCTTCTATTGTATTAAAGCAAAACTATGGTAGTAATGCCAACGAGGTTATTGGTCGCGTAAAAGCAAAAATGGAGGAGATGAAAGAAACTTTTCCTCCAGGATTGGATTACAAAATCAGTTATGACGTTTCCAAATTCTTAGATGCTTCGATTGAACAAGTTATTGATACACTTCGTGATGCCTTTATTTTGGTAGCAATTGTAGTATTTATTTTCTTAGGAGACTGGCGTTCTACATTGATTCCAATTTTAGCTGTGCCCGTTTCGTTGGTAGGAGCTTTTTTCGTAATTCAGTTTTTCGGAATCACAATCAACTTAGTAACCTTATTTGCACTTGTACTTGCAATTGGTATTGTGGTCGATGATGCAATCGTCGTCGTCGAGGCCGTGCATGCCAAGTTTGCCGAGTTCCCCCATATCTCACCTTATATGGCGGTAAAAAAAGTATTAGGTGAAATTAGTGGAGCGATTATCGCGATTACTGCGGTAATGGTTGCAGTATTTGTACCAATCTCATTCATGACGGGGCCAGTAGGAACCTTTTATAGACAATTCTCTATTACCATGGCGAGTGCAATTGTAATTTCTGCAATTATCGCCTTAACATTGACTCCTGTATTATGTGCGATGTTGTTAAAAAACACACACGGACAAGAGGTTAAAAAGAATTTGTTGACTAAGGCATTAGATAAATTCAATCTTGTTTTTGATAAACTGACAGGTAAATATGTAAGTCTTCTTAAACTAATTGTGAGTAGAAAAGTAGTGACTTTTGGTATTTTAATTGCTTTCTGTATTGGTACATTCTTTGTCAATCAAATACTTCCTTCTGGATTTATACCAAGTGAGGATCAAGGAACAATTTATGCGATTATTCAGACACCTCCGGGTTCAACCTTAGAAACTACAAACGCAGTTTCTCAAAGACTTCAAAAAGTTTGTGAGGATGTTGATGGAGTAGAATCTGTATCATCACTTGCGGGTTATGAAATCATGACCGAGGGTCGTGGGTCAAATGCGGGTACTTGTTTGATTAACTTGAAACCATGGGACGAAAGGGAGCATAAAGTGACCGAAATCATGGAAGAGCTAGAAGGTAAGTCAAGAGACTTAGGAGCTAAAATTGAATTCTTTGAGCCGCCAGCAATTCCTGGATTTGGTTCATCAGGAGGTTTCTCTATGCGTTTGTTAGATAAAAACACTACTACAGATTATGCTGATTTTGATAAAATCAACAAAACCTTCATGGAGAATCTAGAAAAGCGTAAAGAATTGTCTGGTTTGTTTACCTTCTTTGCAGCCAACTACCCTCAATATGAGTTAGAAGTAGATAACAATCTAGCGATGCAAAAAGGAGTTTCTATTGGTAAAGCAATGGAGAATCTAGACATCTTGATTGGTAGTACTTACGAGCAAGGGTTTATTAAATTCAACCGTTTCTTTAAAGTGTATGTACAAGCAGATCCAAAATACAGAAGATTGCCTTCTGATATCTTGAATTTGTATATCAAAAATGACAGAGATGAAATGGTTCCTTATTCTGCTTTCATGAAATTGAAAAAAGGACAAGGACCAAATGAAATCACACGTTACAACATGTATAACTCTGCTGCTATTCAAGGTCTTCCGGCCAAAGGGTACACAACTGCAGATGCTATTCAAGCCGTAAAAGAAGTAGCCGCTGAGACATTACCAAGAGGGTATGATATTGCTTGGGAAGGTTTGTCTTATGATGAAGCAAGTAGAGGTAATGAGTCTATGTACATTTTCATGATTGTATTGGCCTTTGTTTACTTGGTTCTTGCAGCGCAATATGAAAGTTTTATTATTCCATTTGCAGTTGTATTGTCTTTACCAGTTGGTATTTTTGGATCTTTCTTATTATTAAAATTAATGGGATTACAAAATGATATTTATGCTCAAATTGGATTAATCATGCTGGTCGGTCTGCTTGGTAAAAATGCCGTGTTGATAGTCGAGTTTGCTGTTCTCAAGCACCATGAAGGAATGACGGTACTCGAGGCTGCTATTGAAGGTGCCAAAGTACGTTTCCGTCCTATTTTGATGACATCTTTTGCGTTTATCGCTGGATTGATTCCGTTAATGACGGCTTCAGGCGCAGGTGCGATTGGTAATAGAACTTTAGGTTCTGCTGCCTTAGGTGGAATGCTATTTGGTACTGTATTCGGAGTAATAATAGTTCCTGGATTGTACTATATTTTTGGTTCACTTGCAGCAGGAAGAAAATTAATTAAAGGGGAAGAAGATCACTCATTGACAGATGGTTTTGTACATGCAATAGATACTTTCTCAACAACTGAAGAACATGACTAA
- a CDS encoding TolC family protein, with amino-acid sequence MNKLNKLKYAGLTCVLISLAGCKIPSVVQKAENKTTPEVFANSSNDTLNSAKKQWKSYFTDANLNSLIETALQNNQELNITMQELVIAQSEVRARKGEYLPFVNVGASVGVDKLGRYTNIGASEANTEIKPGTETPDPLQDYKIGAFATWEADIWGKLHNAKKAAVSRYLASVDGRNFVQTNLIAEISNSYYELLALDNQLDIVKQNIDIQTNALAIVKLQKEAARVTELAVRRFEAQVLKTRGMQFSIQQQITETENKINFMVGRFPQPIARDHKMFENLTPATVSAGIPSQLLENRPDIKKAEMELMAANLDIKVAKARFYPSVGISAGIGFQAFNAKYLLSTPESLLYNFAGDLVAPLINRNAIKASYISANAKQIQAVYNYERTIVNAYVEVANQLAKINNMKQSFDLKAQEVQALNQSVGISNDLFKSARADYMEVLLTQRDALESKFELIETKKSQMNAFVDIYRALGGGWN; translated from the coding sequence ATGAATAAACTAAATAAATTAAAATACGCAGGTCTAACCTGCGTATTAATAAGTCTAGCGGGATGTAAAATACCTTCTGTTGTTCAAAAAGCAGAAAATAAGACAACTCCAGAAGTTTTTGCAAATTCGAGTAACGATACTTTGAACTCGGCTAAGAAACAATGGAAAAGTTACTTTACAGATGCTAATTTGAATAGCTTGATCGAAACGGCCCTTCAAAACAATCAGGAGTTGAATATTACCATGCAAGAATTGGTAATTGCACAAAGTGAAGTACGTGCCCGTAAAGGGGAGTACCTACCTTTTGTAAACGTAGGTGCAAGTGTAGGAGTAGATAAGTTGGGACGCTATACCAATATAGGTGCAAGTGAAGCGAATACTGAAATTAAACCAGGAACAGAAACTCCAGATCCTTTACAGGATTATAAAATTGGAGCGTTTGCTACTTGGGAAGCCGATATTTGGGGAAAATTACACAATGCCAAAAAAGCGGCTGTTAGTCGTTATTTAGCAAGTGTAGATGGTCGTAATTTTGTTCAAACAAATTTAATTGCTGAAATCTCAAATTCGTATTACGAGTTATTAGCTTTAGACAATCAATTGGATATCGTTAAACAAAACATTGACATACAAACCAATGCTTTGGCAATTGTAAAATTACAAAAAGAAGCAGCTCGTGTTACCGAATTGGCAGTACGTCGTTTTGAAGCTCAAGTTTTAAAAACACGTGGTATGCAGTTTTCAATCCAACAGCAAATTACAGAGACAGAGAACAAAATTAATTTCATGGTAGGTCGTTTTCCACAGCCTATTGCAAGAGATCATAAAATGTTTGAGAACTTAACACCTGCTACTGTGAGTGCTGGTATCCCTTCTCAATTGTTAGAGAATCGTCCTGATATCAAAAAAGCAGAGATGGAGTTAATGGCAGCAAATTTGGATATCAAAGTAGCTAAAGCTCGTTTTTATCCTTCTGTTGGTATTTCTGCTGGGATTGGTTTTCAGGCTTTCAATGCAAAATATTTGTTGAGTACACCAGAATCTCTTTTGTATAATTTTGCAGGAGATTTGGTAGCGCCTTTAATCAATAGAAATGCAATCAAAGCAAGTTATATTAGTGCAAATGCAAAACAAATTCAAGCTGTGTATAATTACGAGAGAACTATTGTAAATGCTTATGTTGAGGTAGCTAATCAGTTGGCTAAAATCAATAACATGAAACAAAGTTTTGATCTAAAAGCACAAGAAGTACAAGCTTTGAATCAATCGGTTGGAATATCAAACGATTTGTTTAAATCAGCTCGTGCAGATTATATGGAGGTATTGTTAACGCAACGCGATGCATTAGAATCTAAATTTGAACTTATCGAAACTAAGAAGTCACAAATGAATGCATTTGTAGACATTTATAGAGCCCTTGGAGGCGGATGGAACTAG
- a CDS encoding DUF6265 family protein, translating to MIQKITLLSVLLMLLSCDKNSKPTYELMQSSEWIIGKWEQKNTEGIITETWVKLNDSTYTGTSFFTKGKDTLHQEKIVLQQKGENLTYKTVIQGQNDDGPILFLGKEAKENEIIFENFNNDYPQKIIYTKSNASQMTTEISGMQNGKPSTERYSMIKSK from the coding sequence ATGATTCAAAAAATTACACTTCTATCTGTATTGCTTATGCTTTTGTCATGCGACAAAAATTCGAAGCCAACATATGAATTGATGCAGTCATCAGAATGGATCATTGGAAAATGGGAACAAAAAAATACTGAAGGCATAATCACAGAAACATGGGTAAAATTAAACGATAGCACCTACACGGGTACATCATTTTTCACAAAAGGAAAAGATACATTACACCAAGAAAAAATAGTTCTCCAGCAAAAGGGAGAAAATTTGACCTACAAAACAGTCATTCAAGGACAAAATGACGATGGGCCTATTTTATTTTTGGGTAAAGAAGCTAAGGAGAATGAGATAATTTTCGAAAATTTCAATAATGATTACCCACAAAAGATTATTTATACAAAATCTAATGCAAGCCAGATGACTACTGAAATTTCAGGCATGCAAAATGGGAAGCCAAGCACAGAACGCTACAGTATGATAAAAAGCAAATAA
- a CDS encoding glutamate synthase subunit beta: MGKVTGFKEFERKDESYTAVEERVGHYKEFTVPLSEAEITEQGSRCMDCGIPFCHSGCPLGNLIPDFNHMVHQGEWQKASWILHSTNNFPEFTGRLCPAPCEKACVLGIIEEPVSIENIEKNIVERAFKEGWIKPQPPKTRTGKTVAVIGSGPAGLAAAQQLNRAGHTVTVFERDNAIGGLLRYGIPNFKMEKGIIDRRVAILEAEGIIFKVNTNVGVNYDINDLKAFDSIVLCGGATERRGLPTPGADADGVVQAMDFLTQQTKVVFGETIENQVMATGKDVIVIGGGDTGSDCVGTSNRHGAKSVTNFEIMPKPPVGRSETTPWPYWPLQLKTSSSHKEGAGRNWLINTKEFVKDTNGKLIALKTVDVEWKIVPGQRPELIEVAGSEKTWPCDLALLALGFTGPEKTLAEQLGLKTDFRSNYQATNYQTNVPNVFTAGDMRRGQSLIVWAISEGREAAREVDLYLMGHTNLPTKEGGDLPGVH; encoded by the coding sequence ATGGGAAAAGTAACAGGTTTTAAAGAATTCGAAAGAAAAGATGAATCATACACAGCAGTTGAAGAACGTGTAGGACATTATAAAGAATTTACAGTTCCTTTGAGTGAAGCTGAAATTACAGAACAAGGATCACGCTGTATGGACTGCGGTATTCCGTTTTGTCATAGTGGATGTCCGTTAGGGAATTTAATTCCGGATTTCAACCACATGGTTCACCAAGGAGAATGGCAAAAAGCATCTTGGATATTGCACTCTACAAACAACTTTCCTGAATTTACAGGACGTTTGTGTCCTGCACCTTGCGAAAAAGCATGTGTATTAGGAATTATCGAAGAGCCAGTATCTATTGAGAATATAGAAAAAAATATTGTTGAACGCGCCTTTAAAGAAGGATGGATCAAACCACAACCTCCAAAAACAAGAACAGGTAAAACTGTTGCCGTTATTGGATCTGGACCTGCAGGATTGGCTGCGGCACAACAATTGAACAGAGCAGGTCATACTGTTACTGTTTTTGAAAGAGACAATGCAATTGGTGGTTTATTACGTTATGGGATTCCGAATTTCAAAATGGAAAAAGGAATTATCGACAGACGTGTAGCGATCCTAGAAGCAGAAGGAATCATCTTCAAAGTAAACACAAATGTTGGTGTGAACTATGATATCAATGACTTAAAAGCATTTGATTCTATTGTACTTTGTGGTGGTGCTACAGAACGAAGAGGCTTACCTACTCCAGGTGCAGATGCAGATGGTGTAGTACAAGCAATGGATTTCTTGACGCAACAAACAAAAGTTGTTTTTGGTGAGACTATCGAAAACCAAGTTATGGCTACAGGTAAAGATGTAATCGTAATTGGTGGTGGAGATACAGGATCTGACTGCGTGGGAACTTCAAACCGTCATGGTGCGAAATCAGTAACCAACTTTGAGATCATGCCAAAACCTCCGGTAGGAAGAAGCGAAACAACTCCATGGCCTTACTGGCCGTTACAATTGAAAACCTCATCTTCTCACAAAGAAGGAGCTGGTAGAAATTGGTTGATTAATACTAAAGAATTCGTAAAAGATACCAATGGTAAATTAATCGCATTGAAAACGGTTGATGTAGAGTGGAAAATCGTACCAGGACAACGTCCTGAATTAATTGAAGTTGCCGGTTCAGAAAAAACTTGGCCTTGTGACCTTGCTTTATTAGCACTTGGTTTTACTGGTCCAGAGAAAACTTTGGCAGAGCAATTGGGATTGAAAACTGATTTCAGAAGTAACTATCAAGCTACTAATTACCAAACAAATGTACCGAACGTGTTTACCGCGGGAGATATGAGAAGAGGTCAATCTTTGATCGTTTGGGCAATCTCTGAAGGTCGTGAGGCTGCAAGAGAGGTAGATTTGTACCTAATGGGACATACAAACCTTCCAACAAAAGAAGGTGGTGATTTACCAGGTGTACATTAA